The Candidatus Tumulicola sp. region CGGCGACGCGGGCCACATAAATGTTGTACTTGACGTCGACCGTGCCCGCTTTGAGATCGATCGACGACGGATCGGGACCGGCTTCGAAGTTACCGAGCTCGAGATGGAACTTATCTTCGTACAGTTTCTGCAGCGCCTTATAATCGGCGTCGCGGACGGCATCCGAGTACTCGGTTCCCTCCTTGACCGTCAGTGCCGGCAGAATGATCTGCGGCGGCAGCAGCGGGTCGCCGCCGATAATAATGTGCCGGACGATCAGACCCTCTTGAATCGTCAGGGTCACCGCACCCGTTTTCGGATCCAGGTTGATGTCTTTAACGTGCGTGGGCACCTGGCCGGCGTAGCCGATGCGCTCGTAATAGTTATTGATCTTCAGAACGTCTTGCCGGAAGGTGTTGGTATTGAACACCTGGCCGACCGACAAGTCCATCAACGCCAACAGCGTATCGCTGGGCACCTTTTGGTTGCCGGCAAACGTTATCTTAGTGATGACGGGGTTTTCGACGACGCGATACGTGATCGCGATGCCGTTCGGACGCTGCCGGATCAGCGGTGGCGCGATGTCGGCGAAGTAGCCGAGCGAGTTAATCCGCGCTAGGTCTTCTTGGATGACTTTCGGATCGTACGCCTGACCGGGACGCGCTTGCACGACCGCCATGATCGTCGCCGTTGGCACGTGCAGATTGCCCGTGACATCGACGGAAACGATCTGGTTCCCGTTCGCGGGTGCGGTAGCGGCGACCATCGGCGAAGCCGCGATCACAAACGCGAGCAGGGCGCCGGCCCAGCACGCCAGCGCGCGGAGGGCGCCCCGAAGGTCGAAGGTCATGCGAAAAATCGTCCTCGAATTGAAAGAGCGAAGCTGACGGCGTCAGCAAACGGAGGGTGCGAACGGACGCACCGGATGGGACCCGGGTCGGCGTGTTCGCCCCGCCGGACCCCGGTCCTTGCCTTGAAGATTAGGGTCGGATTGAGCAATTGCGCCGCAACGCAACAACCACTTACCATAAGTAGCGCTGCACCGATACGTTAAAGCCGCTATTCCCGAGCAGTGGCTGAGATAGAAGCAGGCCGTTAGACGGCCCGACGATCGTCACCGGTTCTTGGAACAGCTTGGTCGGGCTCGTTTGGTAGAAAAAGTTCAACGTGGCCGAGGTAAACGGGCTCGGCTGCATCTTGATACCGAACGACTGGATTTGTGGAATCCCGAAGGTGGTCGCATACACGGCGCTCACCGTTTTCCCGAGCAGCCGGGTTGCGGTAATCCCTACGTTTCCGTAGTAACCGAGGTTCAAATCCACGCTCGAGAGACCGAGCCCTTGGCCGAGCGCACCCTCAAGCGGTGCAAGCAAGCCCGCAGCAAACTGCGCGTTGAGAATATTGAACGCTTCCTGACCCACAGTGATCACGCCGTTACGCGTTTGGTACGCGCCGGCCGGCAACGGTGAAACCGCGCCGAGCGGCGTTATGCCGCCCGGCGATTCGACTTGATACGGCGATTGTGAATTGAACGCGATGCCGTTGAGAAAGCCGCCGAACGGCGCGATCATCGAAATGATCTGGTCGCGGGTGTAACCGGATGGATTGGTCGTGAAGTCGATTTTCAGACCGTCGATCGGACCGTCGACGGCAATCGTGATTTCTGCTTGCCCGTAGGGGTTGCGCGCGCGGTCCGGATCGGGGTTGACGACGCTCGTGGTTGCGACCGCGTGGATGTCGGGGACGAGTCCGGCACCTTGGGCGAACGACACATTGCCTTCGTGCACCCGAAACGCGCGATCGAAGTAGGTGAGCGTTCCGCCCGTCGAGCCGATCGAGCCGATCAACTGCGGGGAGCTCGTCGTGCCGGCTAACCGCACCGAACCGGCAACGCCGATATCGAGTCCGGCGCCGTATCCGGATCCGCGCACCCGCACGTTACGACCGGCAGCCGCATCCACGTCGAACGCCAGCGGCGGAAGATGGAAGGCGCTTGCACTCGTCGTGGTGTCCGCGTCGCCGCCTTGCGCGGCATGCAGAAAGGCAGCGAACGGCAGGCTCGCATCGGACAAAGTTGCTTTGCCCGAAAGGAGCGCCGAAGACGACGGCGTCTTCGTTAGCGCGAGATCGGCGTTGAGCGTACCGGTCCCATACTCGGGTAAATCCAGTTGCGCGCCGGTCGCAATCGCTTTGACCACAAACGAGAATCCGCTTCGCGCTTGAAACCCGTGCGGAAACGCGACTCGGCCGGAAGCATCGACGGTGCCGGATCCAAGCCGAGCGCCGGCCCGATCGATCGACGCGCTCGTGCGGTCGAACGTCAAACGACCGACGGCGTTGGTAATCGGCGTGCGCTCGACGTTGCTGACGTACGAACCGTTTTGCAGCGTCGCGTGTCCGATCACGATCGGCCGCGCGATCGTTCCCGTCAACCCGAGATGGCCGTCGATCGATCCGCTCAACCGCGTGCCGTTGCCGAGCAATCCGTCGATCGCGGCCGGATTCAATCCCACCGCATCGATATCGAAGCTGATCGGTTGGTCTTGCGGACCGATACGCAATGGCGCCAATTCTAACGGCAACGACCCGGCCAGCGTTAACTCGCCTCCGGAAATCGTCGCGCCGGCATTCGATAGCACGAGCGATCGCCCGTGCAAGCGCACCTCGCCGAAAAACGACGAGATGGCGATGCCGTACGCGTCGACGTCCGTGGCGTCGATCCCGGCGACGAACGACGGCGAACGGAACGTTCCGCCGACGTGCAAGGTCGATTCGAACGATCCGGAGATCGGAATACTTGCGCCGGTTACTTGAGCGACCAACACCGGCAATTGCGATGTGGCCGCATGGAGCGACACGTCGACTGGATCGCCGGGACGCAGTCCGATCGAGCCGCCCACCGTCGCCTGTAAACCGCGCGTTGCGATTTCGGCGTTGTCGATCGTCAATCGCCCGCTTCGGGCGTGTACCGCTGCCGTCGCAGTGTCGAGCGCGAGCGGCCCGACGCCACCATCTCGCACCGTCGCCTGTGCGCGCATCGCGGCATCCGGATACCGTCCGTCGATCCGCATCGTTGCGTCGGCGCGCCCCCGGATCGGCAATTGCGCGAAGCCGAATGCGGCGCTCCACAACGATAAGTCGGCGTTGGTAACCGAGGCCGAAAGGTTGTAGCGCGAATTCACGATCGTCGTTTGCAGATCGCTCGCCGGTCGAAGTACGAACGAACCGTTTGCGCTCAGCCGGCCCTCTTTTCCGCCGATGGACAACGCGCCGGTAACGGCATCGTGCGCGCTAGACCAGTTCGCAACGGCGCCGCCGATCGGCAGATCGCGCCACGCTAGACCCTCGATGGCCACGTTGCCGCGGCTGCGCATGCGCGCACGATCGAGCGCTGCGCTCAATGCGACGCTACCGCGGCCTGCAAACATGTCACCCGCGTCGAAGAAATTATTGAAGTCGGCGAGATCGGCCGATGGCGCCTCGACCGTTACGCGCGTGCGCTCGCGGCCGGTCGACGCGTCGAAACGCGCCGACGTCGAACCGATTCGAACGCTGCCGCCGTTTGCGCGCACCCCGCTCGCGTTAGCGAAGAGTTGCGCCGTCGCATCGACGAACGGCAAACCGTTGACGTTGCCGGCCGGTGCGTTGACGGTGCCGCCGACGTTCGGCGTGGCTCCGCTACCGCCGATGTGCAACCGCGCGTTGAACGTACCTTGTGTCATGTAGTTGGGATATCCCAGCGCGTGCAGCGTCGAAGCGACGTCGGCCGCCGGAACGTCCGCATCGAGCGCAAACGACGGGCCACCCGCGGCGAGCGATCCGATGTCGCCGTCGACTTTCGCGTACGTCGTTCCGAGCGACCCGATGACGCGACGCAAGTGCGCGGTTTCTCCCGAAAGCGCCACGTCGCCGTCGCCGGAAATCGCGTAGCGTTGCAGGCGTCCGCCCGCGATTGACACGCCGCCGTTGAATTCGGGCAACGGCGAACCGGCAGAAAGCCGGCCCGACGCCGTAACCCGGCCGGCATCGAGCGGCAATCCAAGACCGCGCAAACCAGCCGCTTTGATGTCGCGTACCGCAAGTGCCAAGCTGCCGGGGTCGCCGTGCGGCGAAAGCCCGAACGACCCGGACGCGACGACTTCACCGCCGTCGGCTTTTGCGAGCGCGGAATAAATTTGTAGCTGCGGACCTGCCACGGCGAGCGTGAGATCCGCCGAGTCGACCGGAATCCCGCGGAAGCTCGCGTCGTGCAAGCGCATGTTGCGCCCTTGTACGACGATCTTATTGCCCTCAACGGCGATCGACGCGCCGCCCGAGATGCCACCCCGCGCTCGCAGATCGGGCCCGATAAATTGCCGCAACCCTTCGAACGTTCCGCGATAGTCGCCGCCTGCAACGAACGCCTTGGACGACATCTGCCCGCTCCCCGAAAACGTTCCCCACGGTCCGGCGGCGCGGATACCGGTAATGCGCGCCGCGGCTGGCGAGCCATCGAAGGAAGCTCGTGCGAATGCAAACGGGACGGTCGCGATCGTCAGCGCGCCGGTCGCAATCGTTCCGGCGAGAGCGGCATCGGGTCCGGTGTTTCCACCCACAATCGCGGCCGCGCGCAGACTGCCGGACATCGGCGGAACGACCGGCAGCGTCAGCCCGGGAAACTGGGTTTGCAAGGCGTGTATCGATAGGCCGTCGGCCAGCGCCCAATAGGCGCTCGACGCGTGCGGACGGTCGAGCTGGTAGCCGCCGGTGAGGGAGCCCGAGCCGGAGTGCAGCCAGAACGGCGAAACCTCGGCCGTACCGGTCGGCCCGAGTTCGAAGATCGCGGCCATCGGACCGATGCCGCGGGCCGAAGAAGCCGCTCCATGTACCGCAAAGTTCAAATCGATTCCGTGGGCAACCGCGTCGAGCCGCACCGCCTCGTCGCCCATCAGCCGGTTCAAGAATGGTAAGCCGGACGCCGGCCCTGCAACGTGTAGCGCCAGCTCCGACGTCAGCCTCTTTCCGATCCCAAGGACACCCCTCAGCCACAGATGCGTCGTTCCGTAGGCCGCGGTCAGCGGGGCGAACCCAACCACGTTATGGTGATAGACCACGCCTGCGCGCAGGCCGTCGAACGGCACGTTGCGGTACACCAGATGCGGCGATGAGGCACGCGCAACGATGATAGGATCGCCGATCGGACCGGCGACCAGCACGCCCAATTGCAGCGCGCCGCGCATCGGTTCGCGACGCGTAAATGTGAACGCATTGCGCAACTGCGCGAGGTCGCCGTCGCCATGGATGCCGAGGCGCAGTTGCGGGCTGCCGGTCAGGCCTCCCGCGAAATCGTAGATTCCGCCGGTCACGTGCAAGCGCACGCCGGCCAGACTCGCGTCGATGCGGCGAAGAAAGAACGTGTCGTCGACCAGCTGCACGCGGCCGCGCACATTGTCGAGCGGCGCCGCCAACATCGCCAGAGCCAAGCTTCCGCCGTCGATATCCAACTGCAGGTTGGCGTGATAGTCGGGCGTGACGTTTGGCTGCACGTCGAGTGCGTACAAACGCGCATCGAAGTTGCGTGCGCGGCCTTTGAGCACGCGAATGACCGGCGAGTCGGCGAAGTAATTGGCCAACGCCCGCAGGGGAAACCGCGGCGCCCGGGCTCGATGCGTCGCATACCCACGCAGCGCGTCCATCGTACCGTCGATTGTAAACGGATCGTCGCGACGGGTTCCGGCAAAGGCGCCGCGCGCGCGATAGCGCGACACGGCTCCCGTATCGATCGACGCGTCAACTCGAAATCCGTGGATGACGACGCGCTTGGCGCTTGGATCGTAGGCAGCCGGTTCGAGCAGTTCCACCGCCGTATCGCGCAGCCGTAGTGTAAACCGCAAGGGAACGTTGTCGACCTCGACCGGCAATTGCGCTTGCGGAAGTTGCCAGGGGGCGGGCGGCCCGAGAAAGTTGTACGTGCCGTCCGCGGCGCGCTCGATGGTGAGCTTGGCCCCGTACACGTCGATCGCGGCAACTCCAAAACGCCTGGTGCTGCCGGGCAACAGATCGCGCAGCGAATAGCGCAGGTCGACGCGCGCCGCGTCGAGCAGTGGAATACCCGCGCGCGACACGTGGACGTCCTGCAATTCCAAAGCGTCGAACCCAACGCGCTGGCGTGCGATCGAAACGGAATAACCGGCCGCGCCGGCAGCCGCGCCGATGACGAACCGAACGAAATCGTGCCTGCGCGCTACGGCAAACCCGGCTACGAGCACGGCGGCCACCAGGCCGATCGCCAATACCTTGCGCACCTCGGAGTAGGTTATACCGCCTTTCGGCAAAGGCGCCCCTGCAGCGCGTGCTTACAGATGCATGAGGAACGCGGCGGCGCCAGGGTGGCTAGAGGTCGAGGTTCTTTACGCTCTTGGCGTATTCGAAGATGTACTGTTTGCGGGGCTCGACTTTGTCGCCCATCAGATCGCTGAAGATCTGCTCGGCTTCGACCGCATCTTCGATGGTGATTTGCTCTAACCGCCGGTGGCCGACTTCCATCGTCGTTTCGGCTAACTGATCCTCGTCCATTTCGCCGAGACCTTTGTACTGCTGAATGGTGAATTCTTTGGGATCTGCGTCGCCGATAATCGAGCGGTAGTCCGCTTCACTGAACGCCCACCATTGCTGCTTGCCCTTGCGGATGCCGTACAGCGGCGGTTGAGCGATGTACACGAAGCCGCCCTCGACCAGCGGCTTCATCTGGCGATAAAAGAACGTGAGCAAGAGCGTGCGGATGTGCGAGCCATCGACGTCGGCATCGGTCATGATGATGATCTTGTGATAGCGCAGCTTATCAAGATTGAACTCGTCGCCAAAGCCCGTTCCGAACGCGGTGATCATCGTCCGGATCTCTTCGTTCGCGAGGACTTTGTCAAGCCGCGCTTTTTCGACGTTGATGATCTTACCGCGCAGCGGCAAAATCGCTTGCGTCAGCGGGTCGCGTCCACCCTTGGCAGTGCCGCCCGCCGAATCGCCCTCGACCAAAAAGACTTCGCTCTCGGCCGGATTGGTATTCTTACAATCAATCAGCTTGCCGGGAAGGCCCGACCCTTCGAGCGCGTTCTTGCGGCGCGACAGGTCGCGGGCTTTTTTGGCCGCCTCGCGAGCGCGTTGGGCTTGCATGCACTTGTCGACGATCGTCCTGGCGACTTTCGGATTCTCTTCGAAAAAGAACTCGAGACGCTCGTTGACGAGACCGTACACGATGCTGCGGACTTTGTTATTGCCTAACTTGGTTTTGGTTTGACCTTCGAACTGCGGGTTTTCCAGCTTGACCGAAACGACGGCCGTCAGGCCTTCGAGAATATCGTCGGTCGATAACGAGGCTTCGCCCTCTTTGAGCATTCCGCGTTTGCGCGCGTAGCTATTGACGGCGTTGGTGACGGCCGTGCGAAAGCCCAGCACGTGCATGCCGCCTTCGATCGTATTGATGTTGTTGGCATAGGCGAAGATCTGCTCGGTGTACACGTTGGTGTATTGCATCGCAACTTCGACGTCGACGCCGTCGCGTTCGGAATGCGTCGAAACGATCGGATGCAGCGGATCTTTCTTTTCGTTAAGCCACTCGACGAACGACACGATGCCGCCTTCGAATTTGTACAAGCGCTCGCGCGGTTCGTCGCCGCGCTCGTCGCGGAGGGTAATTTCGAGCCCGCGATTGAGGAACGCCAATTCGCGCAGCCGCTTCTGCAGAATGTCCCAATGAAAGTCCAGGACTTCGAACATCGTTTCGTCGGGCTTAAACCACTGGAACGTGCCCGAGCCTTCGGCTCGACCGGTTTTCTTGAGCTTCTGCACCGTGATGCCGCGCTCGAAGCGCATCTCGTACGCCCAGCCGTCGCGTTTGACACGCGTGACCATCCATTCCGAGAGGGCATTGACGACCGAAATGCCGACGCCGTGCAAGCCGCCGGCCACTTTATATCCGCCCTTGCCGAACTTACCGCCGGCGTGCAAAATCGTCATGACGACTTCGACCGCGGGCAGCTTCTCCTCGGCATGGATGTCGATCGGGATGCCGCGACCATCGTCCTCGACCGAGCACGAGTTGTCTTTGTACAGTACGACCCGCACGTGTTGGGCGTGGCCGGCGAGGGCTTCGTCGACGGCGTTGTCGACGGCTTCGTACACCAACTGGTGCAATCCGCGCTCGGCGGTGTTGCCGATGTACATGCCCGGGCGCTTGCGAACGGCCTCTAAGCCACGCAGCACCTCGATTTGTTCGCCGGTATAACTATTATTATTCGCCATTCGTTTCCGTTCGTTGCGTTTCGTAGAGCCGGTCATACGACGCGTCGCCTAACACGCCGCGCATAACCGCGGGATCGATTTCGTGCGGCCGAAGCCGCGTTGCGAGCAACACGTATGCGCTCGCCAAGCCACGTTCGCCCGGAGCCGGATGCTCGGCCGACGCCGCGCGGGCGCGTTCGAGCGATTGCCGCCAGTCCGAGAGAAGCCGCGCGCGCAACACCTCATATTCGGTTCGCGACAACTCGTCGACCAGTTCCGCAGTTCCGGCATAACCGAGCCACGGCGCTTCAGCCAAAAGTCGCGCCGCTCGCTCCGTTCTGCGCCGGGTTAGGGCGCTTTCGCACGCAGCGCAACGCGCAGCACTTGAGGGTCGAAGCAAGGCGTTGCAGTTACCGCATTCTTTCCACCCAGCAACTCGTTTCGCCCGCTCCCAGCATTCTACGTGACGGCGGAAGGCGGCTAACGCGTCGGCCGCAGTTTCCGCTGCGGAGGCGCGCGGAACGGCCGCTTTCGGCATCGCAGTGGTGCGCGGCGACGTCCGCCGGCGCACGGCGGTGATCTTCCCCACTCTAAACCGCAAACGCGCGACCGATGTTTGCGGCGTACGCTCGCGGACGGCGGCCAACAACCCCTCCGCCAAAAACGTCAACTGCTGGCCCCACGCCCCCGACGTCGTCACGATGAACAGCGTACCTCGTTCGATTTTCACGGGTTGCGAGTTGCGAGCGATGTCGGCGCCGACGATCTCTGCCCAGGCGGTTGCAATGGCCGTAACCGGATCGTCGATTCGAGCCGAGCGCGCGGGCGTCCAGCGCGCCATTGCCTGCCCGAGCGGTTTTAGCACGCCACCGCCGTGACGTTCGCGCGTTCGACGGTATAGACGTGCGCACCCGACCGCAACGCGGGCGGCAACTGCACCGCCGTCAAGAACACTTGCTCGTACTCGCCCAGGCCGGCCACGAAGGCCGAGGCCCGCTCGTCATCCAGCTCCGACAGCACGTCGTCGAGCAAGAGCAGCGGCGCTTCCCCACCGCGATCGCGTAGCGTTGCATATTCGGCAAGTTTCAGCGCGAGCACCGCCGTGCGCTGCTGACCTTGCGATCCGTAGGTCGATAGCGATCGTCCGTCGAGGGTCAGTATTACATCGTCGCGATGCGGTCCGGTAACGGACGCTTTTCGCGCCCGCTCGACGTCGGCCGTTTCGCGAAGGCGGCGCTCGAAGGCGCGCGCGACATCTTCAGCGTCGAGCGCGTCGCACGCAATGTCGCCGGCGTACTCCACGTGCAGTACTTCGGCGCCCGCGGTGAAGCGCCGGTGCGACTCGGCGGCCGAAGTGTCGAGTTCTTGCACGAACCGGGCGCGCGCCGGAATAAGTTCGGCGGCCGATTCGATCAGCGTGCGGTTGTAGACATCGAGCAACTCGGGGTCGACCGGCGCGAGCGCGCGTAGGAGCGCATTCTTTTGCGCCAGCGTTTGCATGTAGCGGGCCAGCGCGCGATAGTAACGGGGCTCGGATTGCGCGAGAGCGCCGTTGAGCAGCGCCCGCCGCAGGGCCGGCGCACCGCCAATAAGCTGCAAATCGGCAGGCACGAACGTGACGACTCGTAGGTGCCCTAAAAAGCGGGCGTACCGGACATCGCTTCCGTTCACCGCAAACGCTTTGCGCGTGCCGCGCGCGCCGCGCACGACCGAACAGCCGAGATTCACGCTGCCGGCGCGAAGCATCGCCTCTCCCGTTACGGCGGCGCGCTCGCAACCGTAGCGGATCACCGATCCGTCGCGCAGCGCTCGGAACGACTTGCCGGTGCCGAGCATCGCGACGGCCTCGAGCAAGTTGCTCTTACCCTGCGCGTTACTCCCAACGAAGGCCGTCAAGCCCGGTCCGGGAGCGATTTCAAGGCGTTCGTAGTTGCGGAAGTCCAGCAGCTCGAGTCGCGTCAGTTGCATACGCGAACGGCGGCACGCGCCGCCGTTTTTGTCGTGCGCGAGGAACCGGACGTCACTGCCGCAGCGGCATGAGCACGTACAGTTGCGTGCCCGAATCCATCGGCTCGAGGGGACGAATAGCCGCCGGCGAGAGCGGTCCGAGAAACTCCAAAACGGCCCGCTCGCTTTTGATATGATTGAGGATCTCGACCAGGTACCGCGCGTTGAAGGCGATCGTCAAATCGTCCCCCGTTTGTTCGACCTCGAGCTCCTCGTAGGCGGTGCCCGAGATGTCGGAGTTAGCCGTCACGACCAGGGTCTGATTCGAGATGGCCAGCTTTACCATGCTTGCGCGATCGCCGGCCACCAGCTCGGCGCGGCGTAGACTTCCGATCAGCCGCGACGTGCTGACCGTTACGCTGCGATCGAATTTTGCGGGGATGACTTGCTGGTAGTTGGGGTACTGGCCGTCGACCAGCCGTACCGTTATCGACACGTTTCCGGCCGTCATTTGCAACTGATTGCTCTGCGCGCCAAGTGCGTTGACCGCGATCGTTTCGCCTCCGCCCAGGTTACGGGCGGCCTCGGCCAGAGCGCGCGATGGCACGATGTATTTCTCAGAACCCCCGATGGCTTCGTCGAGCGTCGTTGCGAACTTGGCGAGGCGGTACCCATCGGTCGCAACCAGCGTCATCGCGTCGCCTTCGATCTCGATCAACGTCCCCATCAGGACGGCGCCACGCGCCTCCTCGTTGGACGCGGCGAAAATCGTCGCATCGATCGCGTCTCGAAACTTTTTTGCACCCATGGTGAAGTGCGAGCCTCGGGTTGCCGCCGGGAGCGGCGGATATTCTTCGGCGGGCAGCGCGTGAAAGTCGTAGTTACTGCGTTCGTGCTTGACGCTGGCACGCGTCGGCGTGCCGCTGAGTTCGAGCGTTCCGGCCGGTAAGTTTCCGAGATAGCTCGCGAACAGCTTGGCCGGAATCGTCACCGAGCCGCTCTCGCCGACATCCGCGGCAAAACCGTGTTCGAGCGTCAGCTCGAGATCGGTCGCGCGAACGGCGATCTTCCCGTCTTCTGCTTGCAGCAAAACGTTGGACAGGATCGGAACGGTCGTATGCGCGTTGACGATCTTACTGGCCGCTCCGACGGCTGCCGAGATGTCTTTAGTGTTACAGCTGAACTTCATCATCCACCGCCGCGAGCGAAGCCTCGCGTCCGTAATTAAATTTGATAATTATAGTCGTACCAGCAGTAGGGCGGTGCAATCTGCGAAGAACGCGCCAAACATCCGGCAGCTACACGCTTTTGGCCTTGGGATAAGTTGTGAGCGTTTGAACCCGCAGTATCCACGTTTCCACCTCGATAACCGACCGCTGGGAGTTATACCTGCGGTCGCCGGGACCTTGTGGGCGATGTGCGGACAACGTTGGGGATACGGGCGCTCTCGCGAGACGGACAAAGAAAAGACCGGCGAGCTGGCTGCGCCGGTCTATCGAAATGAGGGAAGCGAAGGCTGCGTTAACGCGATTGGCACATCGCCATGAGCTGGCGGATCTTGTTGCGATACGCTTCGTCGCGCTCCATCTGGTCTTTGATCTTGTCGCGCGCGTACATCACGGTGGTGTGATCTTTTTTCCCGAACTCGCGCGCGATGTGCGGCAGCGAATAGTTGGTGAGCATACACGCGATGAACATCGCGATCTGTCGCGGTGCGGCTAGCCGCTGATCCCGACGGCCGGTATCCATTTCCTTGACCGTGAGGCCGTGGGCGCCGGCCACGGTTTCTTTAATTTTCGCGATCGTGACTCGTTGCGGCG contains the following coding sequences:
- a CDS encoding translocation/assembly module TamB domain-containing protein, which codes for MRKVLAIGLVAAVLVAGFAVARRHDFVRFVIGAAAGAAGYSVSIARQRVGFDALELQDVHVSRAGIPLLDAARVDLRYSLRDLLPGSTRRFGVAAIDVYGAKLTIERAADGTYNFLGPPAPWQLPQAQLPVEVDNVPLRFTLRLRDTAVELLEPAAYDPSAKRVVIHGFRVDASIDTGAVSRYRARGAFAGTRRDDPFTIDGTMDALRGYATHRARAPRFPLRALANYFADSPVIRVLKGRARNFDARLYALDVQPNVTPDYHANLQLDIDGGSLALAMLAAPLDNVRGRVQLVDDTFFLRRIDASLAGVRLHVTGGIYDFAGGLTGSPQLRLGIHGDGDLAQLRNAFTFTRREPMRGALQLGVLVAGPIGDPIIVARASSPHLVYRNVPFDGLRAGVVYHHNVVGFAPLTAAYGTTHLWLRGVLGIGKRLTSELALHVAGPASGLPFLNRLMGDEAVRLDAVAHGIDLNFAVHGAASSARGIGPMAAIFELGPTGTAEVSPFWLHSGSGSLTGGYQLDRPHASSAYWALADGLSIHALQTQFPGLTLPVVPPMSGSLRAAAIVGGNTGPDAALAGTIATGALTIATVPFAFARASFDGSPAAARITGIRAAGPWGTFSGSGQMSSKAFVAGGDYRGTFEGLRQFIGPDLRARGGISGGASIAVEGNKIVVQGRNMRLHDASFRGIPVDSADLTLAVAGPQLQIYSALAKADGGEVVASGSFGLSPHGDPGSLALAVRDIKAAGLRGLGLPLDAGRVTASGRLSAGSPLPEFNGGVSIAGGRLQRYAISGDGDVALSGETAHLRRVIGSLGTTYAKVDGDIGSLAAGGPSFALDADVPAADVASTLHALGYPNYMTQGTFNARLHIGGSGATPNVGGTVNAPAGNVNGLPFVDATAQLFANASGVRANGGSVRIGSTSARFDASTGRERTRVTVEAPSADLADFNNFFDAGDMFAGRGSVALSAALDRARMRSRGNVAIEGLAWRDLPIGGAVANWSSAHDAVTGALSIGGKEGRLSANGSFVLRPASDLQTTIVNSRYNLSASVTNADLSLWSAAFGFAQLPIRGRADATMRIDGRYPDAAMRAQATVRDGGVGPLALDTATAAVHARSGRLTIDNAEIATRGLQATVGGSIGLRPGDPVDVSLHAATSQLPVLVAQVTGASIPISGSFESTLHVGGTFRSPSFVAGIDATDVDAYGIAISSFFGEVRLHGRSLVLSNAGATISGGELTLAGSLPLELAPLRIGPQDQPISFDIDAVGLNPAAIDGLLGNGTRLSGSIDGHLGLTGTIARPIVIGHATLQNGSYVSNVERTPITNAVGRLTFDRTSASIDRAGARLGSGTVDASGRVAFPHGFQARSGFSFVVKAIATGAQLDLPEYGTGTLNADLALTKTPSSSALLSGKATLSDASLPFAAFLHAAQGGDADTTTSASAFHLPPLAFDVDAAAGRNVRVRGSGYGAGLDIGVAGSVRLAGTTSSPQLIGSIGSTGGTLTYFDRAFRVHEGNVSFAQGAGLVPDIHAVATTSVVNPDPDRARNPYGQAEITIAVDGPIDGLKIDFTTNPSGYTRDQIISMIAPFGGFLNGIAFNSQSPYQVESPGGITPLGAVSPLPAGAYQTRNGVITVGQEAFNILNAQFAAGLLAPLEGALGQGLGLSSVDLNLGYYGNVGITATRLLGKTVSAVYATTFGIPQIQSFGIKMQPSPFTSATLNFFYQTSPTKLFQEPVTIVGPSNGLLLSQPLLGNSGFNVSVQRYLW
- the gyrB gene encoding DNA topoisomerase (ATP-hydrolyzing) subunit B — protein: MANNNSYTGEQIEVLRGLEAVRKRPGMYIGNTAERGLHQLVYEAVDNAVDEALAGHAQHVRVVLYKDNSCSVEDDGRGIPIDIHAEEKLPAVEVVMTILHAGGKFGKGGYKVAGGLHGVGISVVNALSEWMVTRVKRDGWAYEMRFERGITVQKLKKTGRAEGSGTFQWFKPDETMFEVLDFHWDILQKRLRELAFLNRGLEITLRDERGDEPRERLYKFEGGIVSFVEWLNEKKDPLHPIVSTHSERDGVDVEVAMQYTNVYTEQIFAYANNINTIEGGMHVLGFRTAVTNAVNSYARKRGMLKEGEASLSTDDILEGLTAVVSVKLENPQFEGQTKTKLGNNKVRSIVYGLVNERLEFFFEENPKVARTIVDKCMQAQRAREAAKKARDLSRRKNALEGSGLPGKLIDCKNTNPAESEVFLVEGDSAGGTAKGGRDPLTQAILPLRGKIINVEKARLDKVLANEEIRTMITAFGTGFGDEFNLDKLRYHKIIIMTDADVDGSHIRTLLLTFFYRQMKPLVEGGFVYIAQPPLYGIRKGKQQWWAFSEADYRSIIGDADPKEFTIQQYKGLGEMDEDQLAETTMEVGHRRLEQITIEDAVEAEQIFSDLMGDKVEPRKQYIFEYAKSVKNLDL
- a CDS encoding DUF721 domain-containing protein, encoding MLKPLGQAMARWTPARSARIDDPVTAIATAWAEIVGADIARNSQPVKIERGTLFIVTTSGAWGQQLTFLAEGLLAAVRERTPQTSVARLRFRVGKITAVRRRTSPRTTAMPKAAVPRASAAETAADALAAFRRHVECWERAKRVAGWKECGNCNALLRPSSAARCAACESALTRRRTERAARLLAEAPWLGYAGTAELVDELSRTEYEVLRARLLSDWRQSLERARAASAEHPAPGERGLASAYVLLATRLRPHEIDPAVMRGVLGDASYDRLYETQRTETNGE
- the recF gene encoding DNA replication/repair protein RecF → MQLTRLELLDFRNYERLEIAPGPGLTAFVGSNAQGKSNLLEAVAMLGTGKSFRALRDGSVIRYGCERAAVTGEAMLRAGSVNLGCSVVRGARGTRKAFAVNGSDVRYARFLGHLRVVTFVPADLQLIGGAPALRRALLNGALAQSEPRYYRALARYMQTLAQKNALLRALAPVDPELLDVYNRTLIESAAELIPARARFVQELDTSAAESHRRFTAGAEVLHVEYAGDIACDALDAEDVARAFERRLRETADVERARKASVTGPHRDDVILTLDGRSLSTYGSQGQQRTAVLALKLAEYATLRDRGGEAPLLLLDDVLSELDDERASAFVAGLGEYEQVFLTAVQLPPALRSGAHVYTVERANVTAVAC
- the dnaN gene encoding DNA polymerase III subunit beta gives rise to the protein MMKFSCNTKDISAAVGAASKIVNAHTTVPILSNVLLQAEDGKIAVRATDLELTLEHGFAADVGESGSVTIPAKLFASYLGNLPAGTLELSGTPTRASVKHERSNYDFHALPAEEYPPLPAATRGSHFTMGAKKFRDAIDATIFAASNEEARGAVLMGTLIEIEGDAMTLVATDGYRLAKFATTLDEAIGGSEKYIVPSRALAEAARNLGGGETIAVNALGAQSNQLQMTAGNVSITVRLVDGQYPNYQQVIPAKFDRSVTVSTSRLIGSLRRAELVAGDRASMVKLAISNQTLVVTANSDISGTAYEELEVEQTGDDLTIAFNARYLVEILNHIKSERAVLEFLGPLSPAAIRPLEPMDSGTQLYVLMPLRQ